A single region of the Aeromicrobium chenweiae genome encodes:
- a CDS encoding glycosyltransferase, with amino-acid sequence MRWLDKRTTSDRVEYAANSEFVRRRIHDAWGVDSRVIYPPVAVEEITAALAEPLDEGDAAVAATLPSDYVLGASRLIGYKRVDQVIEVADALGRPVVIAGDGPEKSALEHLADKLGVHAVFVGRVSDRLLYELYRRAALFVFLPIEDFGIMPLEAIAAGVPVLVNSVGGAWEGVGQTGAGWAVDTSDMSSVVAGARQALRVKSAAGPAAVSQFSNSSFRAALTGWIHNA; translated from the coding sequence ATGCGTTGGCTCGACAAGCGGACAACATCTGACAGGGTCGAGTACGCCGCCAATAGCGAATTCGTAAGGCGGCGGATACACGACGCCTGGGGCGTTGATTCCCGGGTCATTTATCCGCCTGTGGCGGTCGAGGAGATTACCGCGGCTCTTGCTGAGCCGCTGGACGAAGGCGACGCGGCCGTCGCGGCCACCCTTCCCAGCGACTACGTGCTTGGTGCCTCGCGTCTCATTGGGTACAAGCGGGTTGACCAAGTCATAGAAGTCGCTGACGCCTTAGGCCGACCGGTAGTCATCGCAGGCGACGGACCGGAGAAGAGCGCTCTTGAGCACCTCGCCGACAAGCTTGGTGTGCATGCGGTATTTGTCGGACGTGTGAGTGATCGCCTGCTATACGAGTTGTACAGGCGCGCCGCACTGTTTGTCTTTCTGCCGATTGAAGACTTTGGAATCATGCCGTTAGAGGCTATTGCCGCGGGCGTTCCGGTTCTCGTCAATTCTGTGGGGGGTGCTTGGGAAGGGGTTGGACAGACCGGTGCGGGATGGGCTGTCGACACCAGCGACATGTCATCCGTTGTAGCCGGCGCGCGTCAGGCCCTTCGGGTCAAATCGGCCGCGGGGCCGGCGGCCGTATCGCAGTTCTCCAATAGCAGTTTCCGCGCGGCCTTGACGGGATGGATCCACAATGCCTGA
- a CDS encoding glycosyltransferase translates to MPERAIVIVLGTADWDQPIATNQHYVTNELAKEFDVRFIESIGLRRPEWRLRDLRRIGRRLAALVTRREASAGVPRRREHIKVITPLILPIHTGAFARVNQYLLGRVMDRAAQGVAPAKLLWTYSPVTYGAEERFDGFVYHCVDLLGEVNGISSEVIERAERRIAPIVDTSIATTETVASSLRVRGHEPILWPNVADTSAIDGARSGAGDRVAGRVVFAGNLAPQKVDFPLLRLLVEHDVDLHLAGPIAEGGGESSKEVEDLVRRGATYHGSLSLHDLSGLYWSSCVGLIPYVINDYTRGVSPLKTFEYLAAGLAVVSTAVPSVSEQQGHVAIRNGGVDFLNAVTHFSSPPSSAQEAARAKIAQQNSWVGRGSTAREVARSLVARKLSRH, encoded by the coding sequence ATGCCTGAGCGCGCGATTGTCATTGTTTTGGGAACTGCAGATTGGGACCAGCCAATAGCTACCAACCAGCACTATGTAACGAACGAACTCGCCAAAGAGTTTGACGTGCGATTCATCGAGTCTATTGGGTTGCGCCGACCGGAATGGAGACTCCGAGATCTCCGACGTATCGGACGGCGACTCGCCGCATTAGTGACTCGGCGGGAGGCGTCAGCCGGGGTTCCACGCCGGCGTGAGCACATCAAGGTCATCACACCGCTCATTTTGCCAATCCATACGGGGGCCTTCGCCCGCGTGAATCAGTATCTTCTGGGCCGCGTGATGGATCGTGCTGCTCAAGGAGTCGCACCAGCAAAACTATTGTGGACATACAGTCCTGTCACATATGGAGCTGAGGAGCGTTTCGATGGATTCGTTTACCACTGTGTGGACCTACTTGGCGAGGTCAACGGGATTTCTAGCGAAGTGATCGAACGTGCGGAGCGCCGAATTGCTCCGATCGTAGACACATCCATCGCTACGACGGAGACCGTGGCGAGCAGCCTCCGCGTCCGTGGCCATGAGCCGATCCTTTGGCCGAACGTAGCAGACACTTCGGCGATCGATGGAGCGCGCAGCGGCGCGGGTGACCGCGTCGCGGGACGAGTTGTCTTCGCTGGCAATTTAGCGCCGCAGAAAGTGGATTTCCCTCTGTTGCGACTGCTAGTTGAGCATGACGTCGATCTACATCTGGCGGGGCCTATTGCTGAGGGTGGAGGCGAGTCAAGCAAGGAAGTTGAGGACCTTGTCAGGCGCGGCGCCACTTATCACGGTTCGTTGAGCCTGCACGACCTCAGCGGCCTGTACTGGTCGTCCTGCGTCGGGTTGATCCCTTATGTCATCAACGACTACACGCGGGGGGTCAGTCCACTAAAAACGTTCGAGTACTTGGCCGCTGGGCTCGCGGTCGTTAGTACGGCCGTCCCTAGCGTTTCAGAACAACAGGGACACGTCGCCATTCGGAATGGCGGTGTCGATTTTCTGAATGCGGTTACGCATTTCTCATCACCGCCATCATCGGCACAAGAAGCAGCGCGCGCGAAAATCGCCCAGCAGAACAGTTGGGTGGGACGAGGCTCAACCGCGAGGGAAGTCGCTCGCTCACTTGTCGCCCGTAAACTGTCCCGGCATTAG